A genomic region of Sander lucioperca isolate FBNREF2018 chromosome 6, SLUC_FBN_1.2, whole genome shotgun sequence contains the following coding sequences:
- the si:ch211-160o17.4 gene encoding homeodomain-interacting protein kinase 1 isoform X3 encodes MSSQLQVFSPPSISSSAFCRVKKLKVESNVWDVSTTEAYSSIAGQSAYTFTPAMAVAPFVPSLVFPPVAPGSRGQVVVRAADSTGSLPRGASRRVAEQATSSSYAHTETSSETRGHRHGQKRKIEETNESSGSGCGSVQILEELSAPAATYSTRTGGGGGGTGQSIPHSAPTTKSSSSNGEGDYQLVQHEILCSVSCSYEVLEFLGRGTFGQVAKCWKRGTNEIVAIKILKNHPSYARQGQIEVGILNRLSAENADEYNFVRSYECFQHKGHTCLVFEMLEQNLYDFLKHSKFSPLPLRHIRPILQQVATALMKLKSLGLIHADLKPENIMLVDPLRQPYKVKVIDFGSASHVSKAVCSTYLQSRYYRAPEIILGLPFCEAIDMWSLGCVIAELFLGWPLYPGASEYDQIRYISQTQGLPAEYLLSAGTKTSRFFNRGPDSSYPLWRLKTPAEHEMEMGIKSKEARKYIFNCLDDMMQVNLSSHLEGTDMLAEKADRREFIDLLKRMLRLDADKRITPTKTLGHPFVTMSHLMDYPHSSHVKSCFQNMEICKRRSSYDSGKSLYSTSAVPSAAAGNLTVTFSSQLNQHNQVPSAGGTMPLLNYQPALYQQATINIPGLAQQSVPIPTRPAGLCSQTEPFQQTLIVCPPSTIQGLQPSSKSSSFPVRMENSVPIVPQNQSAQSLQIQPSMLTQQAWPTGTQQILIPSSWQQVPGVAIHSSAHQSNVTESPLETLHANASTQQGHSWRSATQARTQQERKKVKARRGENRNRGISTASLLCSSGVTPPSASATLSQPIVISDTPSPAVSIITIHSDTDTEDERKFHPSSVGLSQRANVISCVTVHDSDSSTASPLTPLPRTLNPASTMSSRQAKSLAVVAPSIKPQGSERGAVSRGRLETVNYMKPKRSSNRQPCSSGVSMERHGLVPSQSHPLNLSQVQPVVSSSQERSHSDSSLRRQPTFPPAVSSHYNFPEVSALASAAAPGPSLYAYPASTALSSASQAMEQLLGRGLASHGHSPSAYAATYTSSSASRRDSASRKDSVSSLLHGLPAAYQHQFATGSPYVSVTPRAEAYSAYQLSPRRLTQYPYL; translated from the exons ATGAGCTCTCAGCTGCAGgtcttctctcctccctccatctcctccaGTGCCTTTTGCCGCGTTAAGAAGCTGAAGGTGGAGAGCAATGTTTGGGACGTGTCCACCACTGAAGCTTACAGCTCCATAGCAGGCCAGTCGGCATACACCTTTACCCCAGCCATGGCTGTGGCACCCTTTGTACCATCCCTGGTCTTCCCCCCTGTAGCACCTGGCTCCAGAGGTCAAGTGGTGGTGCGGGCAGCTGATAGCACTGGCAGCCTCCCCCGTGGAGCCAGTCGGCGTGTGGCAGAGCAGGCGACGTCTTCATCTTATGCCCATACTGAGACGTCTTCTGAAACAAGGGGGCACAGGCACGGGCAGAAAAGAAAGATTGAGGAGACCAATGAAAGCAGTGGGAGTGGATGTGGCAGTGTCCAAATATTGGAGGAGCTCTCAGCCCCTGCAGCAACTTACTCCACACGTAcgggtggtggtggaggaggcaCAGGACAGTCCATACCCCACTCAGCTCCAACCACCAAGAGCAGCAGCTCCAATGGTGAAGGGGATTATCAGCTAGTGCAGCACGAGATCCTCTGCTCCGTCTCCTGCAGCTATGAAGTGCTGGAGTTTTTAGGAAGAGGCACGTTTGGACAGGTGGCCAAGTGCTGGAAGAGGGGCACAAATGAGATTGTGGCCATCAAGATCCTAAAAAACCATCCTTCTTATGCTCGTCAGGGCCAAATCGAG GTGGGTATCCTGAACCGGCTGAGCGCCGAGAACGCGGATGAGTACAACTTTGTGCGTTCATACGAATGCTTCCAACACAAGGGTCACACCTGCCTGGTGTTTGAGATGCTGGAGCAGAACCTCTATGACTTTCTTAAGCACAGCAAGTTCAGCCCACTCCCTCTACGGCACATCAGACCCATCCTACAGCAG GTGGCTACAGCGCTGATGAAACTGAAAAGCCTTGGTCTGATTCATGCAGACCTGAAGCCAGAGAACATCATGCTGGTCGACCCTCTTAGACAGCCCTACAAGGTGAAGGTCATTGACTTTGGTTCAGCAAGTCATGTGTCCAAAGCTGTCTGCTCAACCTACTTACAGTCTCGCTACTACAG GGCTCCAGAGATCATTTTGGGTTTGCCATTCTGTGAGGCCATTGACATGTGGTCTTTAGGCTGTGTGATTGCGGAGTTGTTTCTGGGTTGGCCTCTCTACCCTGGAGCCTCAGAGTACGACCAG ATCCGTTACATTTCTCAGACTCAAGGCCTGCCTGCAGAGTACTTGCTGAGCGCCGGCACTAAAACCAGTCGCTTCTTCAATCGAGGACCTGACTCTAGCTACCCACTCTGGAGGCTAAAG ACCCCAGCAGAGCATGAAATGGAGATGGGTATCAAGTCCAAGGAGGCCAGAAAGTATATCTTCAACTGTCTGGATGACATGATGCAG GTCAACCTGTCCTCTCATTTGGAGGGGACGGACATGCTGGCTGAGAAAGCTGATAGACGAGAGTTTATAGACCTCCTGAAGCGGATGCTCCGTCTGGATGCCGACAAAAGGATCACGCCTACAAAAACTCTAGGTCACCCCTTTGTCACAATGAGCCACCTCATGGATTATCCCCACAGCTCACA TGTGAAGTCCTGCTTCCAGAACATGGAGATCTGTAAGCGTCGGAGCTCCTATGATAGTGGCAAATCCCTGTACTCCACCAGTGCGGTCCCCAGCGCTGCAGCGGGCAACCTCACTGTTACCTTCAGTAGCCAACTCAACCAGCATAACCAG GTGCCTTCTGCGGGGGGAACGATGCCTTTGCTGAACTACCAGCCAGCTCTGTACCAGCAGGCGACCATTAACATTCCTGGGCTTGCTCAACAGAGTGTCCCGATTCCAACGCGTCCTGCTGGGCTGTGTAGCCAGACAGAACCCTTCCAGCAAACTCTCATCGTCTGCCCACCCTCTACTATTCAAG GGCTACAGCCATCCAGTAAGAGTTCCAGCTTCCCTGTGAGGATGGAGAACTCTGTACCCATAGTACCTCAGAACCAGTCTGCTCAGTCATTGCAGATCCAGCCAAGTATGCTCACACAG CAGGCCTGGCCCACTGGCACCCAACAGATCCTCATTCCATCGTCATGGCAGCAGGTCCCAGGTGTGGCCATCCACAGCTCTGCCCACCAGTCAAATGTTACAGAATCACCCCTGGAAACGCTTCACGCCAATGCTTCCACGCAGCAGGGACACAGCTGGAG GAGCGCAACTCAAGCCAGGACCCAGCAGGAGAGGAAGAAGGTGAAAGCCAGACGTGGAGAGAACAGAAACAG GGGTATATCCACTGCATCACTACTCTGCAGCAGCGGCGTGACCCCACCCAGCGCCAGCGCCACGTTGTCTCAGCCAATCGTCATCTCCGACACGCCCAGCCCAGCGGTCAGCATCATCACTATTCATAGTGACACCGACACAGAGGATGAGCGCAAATTCCATCCCTCCAG CGTTGGTCTGAGCCAGCGCGCAAACGTCATCAGCTGTGTGACGGTGCATGACTCGGACTCCTCTACAGCCAGTCCCCTGACTCCTCTGCCCCGCACACTTAACCCAGCTAGCACCATGTCATCACGCCAGGCCAAGTCTCTGGCAGTGGTGGCACCTTCAATTAAACCCCAGGGCTCTGAGAGAGGAGCCGTTTCACGTGGCCGCCTGGAGACCG TGAACTACATGAAGCCTAAGAGATCATCCAACCGACAGCCCTGCAGCTCAGGGGTGAGCATGGAGCGTCACGGATTGGTGCCAAGCCAGTCACACCCCTTAAACCTCAGCCAG GTTCAGCCTGTGGTTTCTTCATCTCAGGAGCGTTCCCACAGTGACTCGTCTTTGCGTCGCCAGCCGACATTCCCTCCGGCCGTCTCCTCTCACTACAACTTCCCCGAGGTGTCAGCCCTGGCCTCCGCCGCGGCCCCTGGCCCCAGCCTGTACGCCTACCCGGCCTCCACCGCCCTCTCCTCAGCTTCTCAGGCCATGGAGCAGCTGCTAGGCCGTGGTCTCGCCAGCCACGGACACTCCCCCTCCGCCTATGCAGCAACGTACACCTCATCGTCGGCCTCCAGGAGAGACTCGGCCAGTCGTAAGGATTCTGTCAGTAGTCTGCTGCATGGCCTCCCCGCAGCCTACCAGCATCAGTTTGCCACTGGTTCTCCCTACGTTAGCGTGACGCCCCGGGCCGAGGCTTACAGTGCCTACCAGCTAAGCCCCAGGCGCCTCACACAGTACCCATACCTATAG